In the genome of Pelobacter seleniigenes DSM 18267, one region contains:
- a CDS encoding HAD family hydrolase translates to MTQPSVLLFDLDGTLINSLPDLTLALNLLRAELDCPPLTLDQAGPMVGDGVSLLVRRALGDALFKEEHVTRFLALYDSHLLDNTVCYPGITALLQRHPAQRLGVVTNKPYRQTLAILEGLGLRQRFGAIIGGDSCTQKKPDPGPLLAALTELGATPQQAVMIGDHHTDLHAGRGAGTATCFCDYGFGNSGGLEYDFLATTANDLLQLFPGTIDA, encoded by the coding sequence ATGACCCAGCCCTCCGTACTCCTGTTCGATCTTGACGGAACCCTGATCAACTCCCTGCCCGACCTGACCCTGGCCCTGAACCTGCTGCGGGCCGAGCTGGATTGTCCACCCCTGACTCTTGATCAGGCCGGCCCCATGGTCGGCGACGGCGTCAGCCTGCTGGTCCGCCGGGCGTTGGGAGACGCTCTGTTCAAAGAAGAGCATGTCACTCGCTTTCTTGCCCTTTATGACAGCCACCTGCTCGATAACACCGTCTGCTATCCGGGGATCACGGCACTGCTGCAGCGACATCCGGCACAACGGCTGGGGGTTGTCACCAACAAACCCTATCGGCAGACCCTGGCCATTCTGGAAGGGTTGGGGCTGCGCCAGCGTTTCGGCGCAATCATCGGTGGGGACAGCTGCACGCAGAAGAAACCCGACCCTGGTCCACTGCTGGCAGCTCTGACAGAACTGGGGGCTACCCCGCAACAGGCGGTGATGATCGGCGATCATCATACCGATCTTCATGCTGGCCGCGGGGCCGGCACCGCAACCTGCTTCTGCGACTACGGCTTCGGCAACAGCGGCGGGCTGGAGTATGATTTTCTAGCCACAACGGCCAACGACCTGCTGCAGCTGTTTCCGGGGACTATCGATGCCTGA
- the efp gene encoding elongation factor P: protein MYSCSDLKKGLKLLIDGDPHVIVQYDFTKPGKGQALYKCKLRNMITGSLFDRTYRSGESFEPASLEERDMQYLYQDETGYVFMDKKNYEQITLSEETLGDDKYFLIDNMDVEILMYGERGIGISLPNFVNLRVTQADPWVKGDTAAGNNKPATVETGYTLQVPSFVEEGILIQIDTRTGEYVTRVKE, encoded by the coding sequence ATGTATAGCTGTTCGGATCTGAAAAAAGGCTTAAAATTACTGATCGATGGAGATCCTCATGTCATCGTTCAGTACGACTTCACCAAGCCCGGCAAAGGGCAGGCGCTTTATAAGTGCAAACTTCGCAATATGATCACCGGCTCACTTTTTGACCGCACCTATCGCAGCGGCGAATCTTTCGAACCGGCCAGTCTGGAAGAGCGGGACATGCAGTACCTTTACCAGGATGAAACCGGCTACGTGTTTATGGACAAAAAAAACTACGAGCAGATCACCCTGAGCGAAGAGACCCTGGGAGACGACAAGTATTTCCTGATCGACAATATGGATGTCGAGATCCTTATGTACGGGGAGCGTGGCATCGGTATCAGCCTGCCCAACTTCGTCAACCTCAGAGTTACCCAGGCTGATCCGTGGGTCAAAGGCGACACAGCCGCCGGCAACAATAAACCGGCCACCGTCGAAACCGGCTACACCCTCCAGGTTCCCTCCTTTGTTGAAGAAGGCATCCTGATCCAGATCGACACCCGCACCGGAGAATACGTAACCCGCGTCAAGGAATAA
- the epmA gene encoding EF-P lysine aminoacylase EpmA yields MEPNWQLARKRAFLFKRARILQQVRAFFMERDFLDVETPQRIPANAPELHIDAEPAAEWFLQTSPELCMKRLLAAGYERIFQICHCWRQGERSRRHLPEYSMLEWYRQGCDYTALMDDCEALLDTLCPAGQLAWQGQLVDLQPPWPRLTVAEAFAAFSPMPLAEALASGEFDTMMALEIEPQLPTEKPLFLIEYPAACASLARTKPGQPAVAERFELYIAGLELANAFSELTDSQEQRQRFAAEEQQRRACGKPPYPTPQPFLKELDTLSAAAGIALGIDRLVMLLCDLPTIDDCVAFTPEQL; encoded by the coding sequence GTGGAGCCGAACTGGCAACTCGCCCGCAAGCGAGCCTTTCTTTTCAAGCGGGCCCGGATCCTGCAGCAGGTCCGGGCCTTCTTCATGGAACGGGATTTTCTGGACGTCGAGACGCCGCAGCGGATTCCCGCCAATGCCCCCGAACTGCACATCGACGCCGAACCCGCAGCCGAATGGTTCCTGCAGACCTCTCCCGAATTGTGTATGAAACGCCTGCTGGCGGCCGGCTATGAACGCATTTTCCAGATCTGCCACTGCTGGCGCCAGGGGGAAAGAAGCCGCCGTCACCTGCCCGAATACAGTATGCTCGAGTGGTATCGGCAAGGCTGCGACTATACCGCCCTGATGGACGATTGCGAAGCGCTGCTCGACACCCTCTGCCCGGCCGGGCAGCTGGCCTGGCAGGGGCAGTTAGTCGATCTGCAGCCTCCTTGGCCGCGTCTCACCGTGGCCGAAGCCTTTGCCGCTTTCAGCCCCATGCCTTTGGCGGAGGCACTCGCCAGCGGTGAATTCGATACCATGATGGCCCTTGAGATCGAACCGCAGCTACCGACCGAAAAGCCGCTTTTTCTCATTGAATATCCGGCCGCATGTGCCTCCCTGGCACGCACCAAGCCAGGTCAGCCTGCGGTTGCCGAACGCTTCGAACTTTATATCGCCGGCCTGGAACTCGCCAACGCCTTTTCCGAGTTGACCGATTCGCAAGAACAGCGGCAGCGATTCGCCGCAGAAGAGCAGCAACGCCGGGCCTGTGGCAAACCGCCCTACCCCACGCCGCAGCCCTTTTTAAAAGAACTCGACACCCTCTCTGCCGCCGCCGGAATTGCCCTTGGTATCGATCGCTTGGTCATGCTGCTCTGTGACCTGCCAACCATTGACGACTGCGTCGCCTTTACCCCGGAGCAGCTCTGA
- a CDS encoding DUF485 domain-containing protein: MGHGPAVKLGKDNAAAYKTKLGIKMFIVYTLVYATFVILNTTNPKIMEIIVLGQTAAVIWGFGLIVLALVMAVIYNFFCGKAEKELNS, from the coding sequence ATGGGACACGGACCCGCAGTGAAACTCGGCAAAGATAACGCCGCCGCGTACAAGACAAAGCTCGGCATCAAGATGTTTATTGTCTACACCCTGGTTTACGCCACTTTCGTCATCCTTAACACGACCAATCCGAAAATTATGGAAATCATTGTGCTCGGTCAGACCGCTGCGGTGATCTGGGGCTTCGGCCTGATTGTCCTGGCCCTGGTCATGGCCGTTATCTATAACTTTTTCTGCGGCAAAGCAGAAAAAGAACTGAACAGTTAA
- a CDS encoding cation acetate symporter produces MIYTQSPLAIGLFIFFVLFVLGLSFFLARRTSSAEGYYAAGGQIHWMTNGIAFAGDYLSAASFLGICGMIATAGYDGWMYSIGYLAGWIVALFLVAEPMKRLGKYTFTDALDSKFNSKSIQLMAAISTLLVSVFYLIPQMVGAGVLVQPLLGLPHWVGVCIVGIVVTIIVATAGMASTTYVQFFKGALLLIMSTVVVIAVLFRGLSTTPVNNGMPYHDFKTLHADSSLNISEPGYQIVDGLDSAFGKAGFIKLVKDGNDSIWHLQKTATGYTLDETLYVTKLADGTKLYNGASAEEGKFFPVGHIKELRVNGQDVAATGAVGPLAYLSALKDSTIVLWGKKYVQVGDTLTTVYYQKPTPGSRILRPGLKFKVDNATGLQKFNFMSLMLALFCGTAALPHILIRYYTVPSQAAARKSTIVAIAAIGFFYILTLFLGMGAMTNGVINITDNNMSAPLLALSFGVVLFAVISSLAFATVLGTVSGLIVAASGAIAHDLMDNFLGMQMTDRGKVRAGKISAIVIGCIAIYLGIVFEGMNVSFLVGWAFAVAASANLPAILMLLFWSKTTAKGVAASILVGLVSSLGLILVSPDMWVRYGMLPADAPVQFNSPALISIPLSFIALVLVSLMSQKDVALEQSGETA; encoded by the coding sequence ATGATTTATACCCAATCCCCGCTGGCAATCGGTCTGTTCATTTTCTTTGTGCTGTTTGTTCTCGGCCTGTCCTTCTTTCTGGCCCGCCGCACCAGCTCCGCTGAAGGCTATTATGCCGCCGGCGGGCAAATCCACTGGATGACCAACGGCATCGCCTTTGCCGGCGACTATCTGTCGGCTGCCTCCTTCCTCGGTATTTGCGGCATGATCGCGACGGCAGGTTACGATGGCTGGATGTACTCCATCGGCTATCTGGCGGGCTGGATTGTCGCCCTGTTCCTGGTTGCGGAACCAATGAAACGCCTCGGCAAATACACCTTTACCGACGCGCTGGACTCCAAGTTCAATTCCAAATCGATTCAGCTGATGGCCGCCATCTCCACCCTGCTGGTGTCGGTTTTCTATCTGATCCCGCAGATGGTCGGGGCCGGCGTCCTGGTTCAGCCTCTGCTCGGGTTGCCGCACTGGGTCGGCGTCTGTATCGTCGGCATCGTCGTCACCATCATCGTCGCCACGGCGGGTATGGCTTCGACAACCTACGTCCAGTTTTTCAAGGGAGCCCTGCTGCTGATCATGTCTACCGTGGTGGTCATTGCAGTCCTGTTCCGCGGTCTGTCGACCACGCCGGTCAATAACGGCATGCCCTATCACGACTTCAAAACCCTGCATGCCGATAGCAGCCTGAACATCAGCGAACCCGGCTACCAAATCGTTGACGGCCTCGATTCCGCATTCGGCAAAGCCGGCTTCATCAAGCTGGTCAAGGATGGCAATGACTCAATCTGGCACCTGCAGAAAACCGCGACCGGCTACACCCTGGACGAAACCCTCTATGTCACCAAACTGGCTGATGGGACCAAACTTTATAATGGCGCCAGCGCTGAAGAAGGGAAATTCTTCCCGGTTGGACATATCAAGGAACTGCGCGTTAATGGTCAGGACGTCGCCGCAACCGGAGCAGTCGGCCCACTGGCGTATCTGTCCGCGTTGAAGGATTCGACCATTGTGCTCTGGGGCAAGAAGTATGTTCAGGTCGGCGATACCCTGACCACCGTTTATTACCAGAAGCCTACCCCCGGCTCCCGCATTTTACGCCCAGGCCTGAAGTTCAAGGTCGACAATGCCACCGGCTTGCAGAAATTCAACTTCATGTCGCTGATGCTGGCCCTGTTCTGCGGCACCGCAGCCCTGCCGCACATCCTGATCCGCTATTACACCGTCCCCAGTCAGGCCGCGGCCCGTAAATCAACCATCGTCGCCATTGCCGCCATCGGCTTCTTCTATATCCTGACCCTGTTTTTGGGCATGGGTGCCATGACCAACGGGGTCATCAACATTACCGATAACAATATGTCGGCACCGCTGCTGGCGTTGTCCTTTGGGGTGGTTCTGTTTGCGGTGATCTCCTCGCTGGCCTTTGCCACCGTGCTGGGAACGGTCTCCGGTCTGATTGTCGCTGCCTCGGGAGCGATCGCCCACGATCTAATGGACAACTTCCTGGGCATGCAGATGACCGACCGCGGCAAGGTTCGGGCCGGTAAGATTTCCGCTATTGTGATCGGCTGCATCGCCATCTACCTGGGGATCGTTTTCGAAGGGATGAACGTTTCGTTCCTGGTCGGCTGGGCCTTTGCGGTGGCGGCCTCGGCCAACCTGCCGGCTATCCTGATGCTGCTGTTCTGGAGTAAGACAACTGCCAAAGGCGTGGCTGCTTCAATTCTGGTCGGACTGGTCAGCTCCCTGGGGCTGATCCTGGTCTCGCCGGATATGTGGGTCAGGTACGGGATGCTTCCGGCCGATGCCCCGGTCCAGTTCAACAGTCCGGCGCTGATTTCCATTCCGCTCTCTTTTATCGCCCTGGTCCTGGTTTCTTTAATGTCGCAGAAAGATGTCGCCCTTGAACAGTCGGGTGAAACCGCCTGA
- a CDS encoding pyridoxal phosphate-dependent aminotransferase, giving the protein MKNGTYEVHLNLNVRGLPVSATLGINEESNRLIAAGKQVYKLGLGQSPFPVPGPVVQELQNNAHQKDYLPVRGLPALCDAVAHYYRRTQDLPISQENVLIGPGSKELMFILQLVYYGDLVIPTPSWVSYAPQAHIVGRHVYWLETDEKNNWLLTPEELENLCQADPSKPRVVILNYPNNPTGCSYSPEQLQALAQVARKYKVILLSDEIYGELNFKGCHQSIARYYPEGTIIASGLSKWAGAGGWRLGTFAFPAELKWLMEAMAVVASETFTATSAPIQYAAVRAFRGGDKIERYLHNSRRVLKALSDWIWTTMTRAGVTVARPDGAFYMLPDFEPLREQLEAKGIADGETFCRRLLQETGVAILPGSSFGRPKKELTARLAFVDFDGARALAAAEQYSAEQPLDEEFLKIYCEKVLTAINKLCDWLK; this is encoded by the coding sequence ATGAAAAATGGAACCTATGAAGTCCATTTGAATTTGAATGTGCGCGGTTTGCCGGTTTCGGCAACCCTGGGAATCAACGAGGAGAGCAACCGACTGATTGCTGCAGGCAAGCAGGTCTACAAGCTTGGTTTGGGACAATCCCCCTTTCCGGTCCCGGGACCGGTGGTGCAGGAGCTGCAGAATAATGCGCACCAGAAGGATTATCTGCCGGTGCGAGGTCTGCCTGCTTTGTGTGATGCGGTTGCCCATTATTATCGCCGCACCCAGGATCTGCCCATTTCCCAGGAAAATGTTCTGATCGGCCCCGGTTCCAAGGAGCTGATGTTTATTCTGCAACTGGTTTACTATGGTGATCTGGTCATTCCCACCCCGAGCTGGGTTTCCTACGCCCCGCAGGCGCATATTGTCGGCCGCCATGTCTACTGGCTGGAGACCGATGAAAAGAACAACTGGTTGCTGACCCCCGAGGAATTGGAAAACCTCTGCCAAGCGGATCCGAGCAAGCCCCGCGTGGTCATTCTGAACTACCCGAACAACCCGACCGGTTGCTCCTATTCTCCCGAGCAGTTGCAGGCTCTCGCCCAGGTGGCCAGGAAATACAAGGTGATCCTGCTTTCCGACGAGATTTATGGCGAGTTGAACTTCAAAGGCTGCCATCAGTCGATAGCCCGTTATTATCCGGAAGGGACCATCATCGCCAGCGGCTTGAGCAAATGGGCCGGCGCCGGTGGCTGGCGGTTGGGGACTTTCGCCTTTCCAGCTGAACTGAAATGGCTGATGGAGGCCATGGCCGTGGTGGCCAGCGAGACTTTCACGGCGACCAGCGCACCGATCCAATATGCCGCGGTCCGGGCCTTTCGAGGAGGAGATAAGATCGAGCGCTATCTGCACAATTCCCGGCGGGTGCTGAAGGCTTTGAGCGACTGGATCTGGACGACCATGACCCGGGCCGGCGTGACCGTCGCCCGCCCCGATGGTGCGTTCTACATGCTGCCCGATTTCGAGCCATTACGGGAGCAGCTGGAAGCCAAGGGGATTGCTGACGGAGAAACCTTCTGTCGCCGCTTGCTGCAGGAGACCGGGGTGGCGATTCTGCCGGGCAGCAGTTTTGGCCGTCCGAAAAAGGAATTGACCGCCCGGCTAGCGTTTGTTGATTTCGACGGGGCCAGGGCGCTGGCTGCTGCCGAACAATATTCCGCAGAGCAGCCGCTGGACGAAGAATTTTTGAAGATTTACTGCGAAAAGGTGCTTACGGCCATCAACAAACTCTGTGACTGGCTGAAGTAA
- the cimA gene encoding citramalate synthase has translation MGKIYLYDTTLRDGTQAEDISFQVEDKVRIAKKLDELGIDYIEGGWPGSNPKDISFFRAMQNETLEHSKIAAFGSTRRARITPAEDNNIQMLVAATPDVVTIFGKTWDFHVQEALRISLEENLELINDSLVYLKERVSEVIYDAEHFFDGYKQNPEYALKTLQAAAAAGVDCIVLCDTNGGTLPHEIPAIMQAVRKAVSTPLGIHAHNDSECAVANSLMAVHCGAIQVQGTVNGFGERCGNANLCSIIPALQLKTGLQCLPDEKLKNLRKISRYIYELANLAPDKHQPYVGNSAFAHKGGVHVSAIQRHPQTYEHIRPEQVGNRTRVLVSDLSGRANILAKAEECGLSLDSQDPVTLEILEEIKDLENKGFQFEGAEASFELLMLKEMGKLKHYFAVTGFRVIDTLRESDRDPVSEATIKVKVGGKIEHTAADGNGPVHALDNALRKGLINFYPQIGDVKLLDYKVRVLPASQGTDAMIRVLVESGDQDGRWGTVGVSSNVIDASYQALADSLTYKLYKDSL, from the coding sequence ATGGGAAAAATCTATCTGTACGACACCACCTTGCGTGACGGAACGCAGGCGGAAGATATCTCTTTTCAGGTTGAAGATAAGGTGCGCATCGCCAAGAAGCTTGACGAACTGGGCATCGATTATATCGAAGGCGGCTGGCCCGGCTCCAACCCCAAGGACATCAGCTTCTTCCGGGCCATGCAGAACGAAACCCTGGAGCATAGTAAAATAGCCGCATTCGGTTCCACCCGACGGGCGCGGATCACCCCGGCCGAGGATAACAACATTCAGATGCTGGTCGCCGCAACTCCTGATGTTGTGACCATCTTTGGCAAAACCTGGGATTTTCATGTCCAGGAGGCCTTGCGGATCTCCCTGGAGGAGAACCTGGAATTGATTAATGATTCTCTGGTCTACCTCAAGGAGCGAGTCAGCGAGGTGATCTACGACGCGGAGCATTTCTTCGACGGCTATAAGCAGAATCCTGAATACGCCTTGAAAACGCTGCAGGCCGCAGCTGCTGCCGGGGTTGACTGTATTGTGCTCTGTGATACCAACGGTGGGACCCTGCCCCATGAAATCCCCGCCATTATGCAGGCTGTGCGCAAGGCGGTGTCAACTCCCCTGGGCATCCATGCCCACAACGACAGCGAGTGTGCCGTGGCCAACTCTTTGATGGCTGTCCACTGCGGCGCTATCCAGGTTCAGGGCACGGTGAACGGCTTCGGGGAACGCTGTGGCAACGCCAACCTCTGTTCCATCATTCCCGCTCTGCAGCTCAAGACCGGGCTGCAATGTTTGCCAGACGAGAAGCTTAAAAACCTGCGAAAAATTTCCCGCTACATTTATGAACTTGCCAACCTTGCTCCGGACAAACATCAGCCCTATGTTGGCAATTCAGCCTTTGCCCACAAGGGTGGGGTTCATGTGTCCGCGATTCAGCGTCATCCGCAGACTTATGAACATATTCGACCGGAGCAGGTCGGCAACCGCACCAGGGTGCTGGTCTCCGACCTTTCCGGGCGCGCTAATATTTTGGCCAAAGCCGAGGAATGCGGCCTGTCCCTAGACAGTCAGGATCCGGTGACCCTCGAAATTCTGGAAGAAATCAAGGATTTGGAAAATAAAGGCTTCCAGTTTGAAGGGGCAGAGGCCTCTTTCGAACTCTTGATGCTCAAAGAAATGGGCAAGCTCAAGCATTATTTTGCCGTCACTGGCTTTCGGGTTATCGATACCTTGCGCGAGAGCGATCGGGACCCGGTCTCCGAAGCGACCATCAAGGTCAAGGTCGGTGGGAAAATCGAACACACCGCTGCCGACGGCAACGGTCCGGTCCATGCCCTTGATAACGCCCTGCGCAAGGGATTGATCAACTTTTATCCGCAGATCGGCGACGTCAAACTGCTTGATTATAAGGTTCGGGTGCTGCCGGCCAGCCAGGGGACCGACGCGATGATCCGAGTGCTGGTTGAGTCCGGAGATCAGGATGGTCGTTGGGGAACGGTTGGGGTCAGCAGCAACGTCATCGATGCTTCCTATCAGGCGTTGGCGGACTCTTTGACCTATAAGCTGTATAAAGACAGTCTGTAA